Proteins encoded in a region of the Triticum dicoccoides isolate Atlit2015 ecotype Zavitan chromosome 3A, WEW_v2.0, whole genome shotgun sequence genome:
- the LOC119267974 gene encoding uncharacterized protein LOC119267974, which yields MSCAAVCAPPSGLGRHHGFPSSPSTVCRRRGRASYTIRACANSGDADDSGGGLLPRMVLHDSLEAAGVVTDHARAAREGFATQIGRLTRLNAETSIAISRGADLARAALCIAAEDDSLVSHSSVPLPVDAFIARLDDLSTGFLAAGFLPPSGAPPEVFFDHLDRYLYVHKGFRRTNVASDARAMYLHSTLTCRSGSALMLSLIYSEMLKTLRLYGLLDFDEEISFPHDLDGCPRGYDKRRSKFCDEPNIMTAKSLLVEILQTLKGMFWPFQSNQSSSLFLNAVAANHHGPGNVGGSQARSCGNISAIEMAAAKSAQHRLMRGVWTNVRFGDMRRALAACERLILLNHNPCELRDYAALLYHCGYYKDCLQYLTSYQIAMVGQPRTNPLEMLEDDTVNTLTARVNLILAEDGWDSHRPAASYWTKNSEPW from the exons ATGAGTTGCGCGGCGGTGTGTGCTCCCCCCTCCGGTCTCGGCCGTCACCACGgcttcccctcctccccctcgaCTGTATGCAGGCGACGGGGGAGAGCCTCCTACACTATCCGGGCCTGTGCCAACTCCGGCGACGCGGATGACAGCGGCGGAGGTCTCCTACCTCGGATGGTGCTGCACGACTCGCTCGAGGCCGCGGGGGTCGTCACTGATCACGCTAGGGCGGCGAGGGAGGGGTTCGCGACGCAGATTGGGAGGCTCACGAGGCTCAACGCGGAGACCAGCATCGCCATCAGCCGCGGCGCCGATCTCGCGCGGGCCGCGCTCTGTATCGCGGCCGAGGACGACTCGCTCGTCTCCCACTCTTCCGTGCCGCTGCCCGTCGACGCCTTCATTGCTCGCCTTGACGACCTTTCCACCGGGTTCCTCGCCGCGGGATTCCTCCCGCCCTCCGGCGCGCCGCCCGAGGTCTTCTTCGACCACCtcgaccgctacctctacgtccacAAG GGCTTTCGAAGAACAAACGTAGCATCAGATGCTCGGGCTATGTATCTTCACTCG ACTTTGACATGCCGATCAGGATCAGCTCTAATGCTTTCGTTGATATATTCGGAGATGCTAAAGACACTACGGTTATATGGCTTACTAGACTTCGATGAGGAGATCTCCTTTCCACATGATCTTGATGGCTGCCCTAGGGGCTATGACAAACGAAGAAGCAAGTTTTGTGATGAACCAAATATTATGACAGCAAAGTCACTTTTGGTTGAG ATTTTACAAACTCTGAAGGGTATGTTTTGGCCGTTCCAGTCTAATCAGTCAAGTAGCTTATTTTTGAATGCTGTTGCTGCAAACCACCATGGCCCTGGTAATGTAGGCGGCAGTCAAGCAAGGTCATGTGGCAATATAAG TGCCATAGAGATGGCTGCTGCTAAATCTGCTCAACATAGGTTGATGCGTGGAGTATGGACTAATGTGCGCTTTGGTGATATGCGTCGTGCTTTGGCAG CTTGCGAGAGACTGATCCTACTGAATCATAATCCCTGTGAGCTTAGGGACTATGCTGCCCTTCTGTACCACTGTGGCTACTACAAAGATTGCCTGCAGTACTTAACATCGTACCAAATTGCCATG GTTGGACAGCCCCGGACCAATCCACTGGAGATGTTGGAGGACGACACAGTGAACACTCTCACGGCACGAGTAAACCTAATTTTAGCAGAGGATGGCTGGGACAGCCACAGACCTGCTGCAAGTTACTGGACCAAAAATTCTGAGCCATGGTAG
- the LOC119271509 gene encoding early nodulin-like protein 1: protein MAALMIGSSSKPALLLPALAFVLAFVAITALTTPAQGHVFHVGGPRGWRVPDAKTSYGWWAMNNRFHVADELYFKYENDSVLLVSREEFDACNATDPLSRFADGSTTVRLDRPGFFCFISGEPGHCEEGQRLIVRVMVHPAEPAPAPGPAAYAPGQGGDGSGSGGGHGGSSPGTSSAAAAVAAGGVALAAAMAALCVGLVLLLQ from the exons ATGGCGGCGCTGATGATCGGTTCCTCCTCCAAGCCTGCGCTCCTCCTCCCCGCGCTGGCCTTCGTCCTTGCATTCGTCGCCATCACCGCGCTCACGACGCCGGCGCAGGGGCACGTGTTCCACGTCGGTGGCCCGCGCGGGTGGCGCGTCCCGGACGCCAAAACCAGCTATGGCTGGTGGGCCATGAACAACCGCTTCCACGTCGCCGACGAGCTCT ACTTCAAGTACGAGAACGACTCGGTGCTCCTCGTCTCCCGCGAGGAGTTTGACGCCTGCAACGCCACGGACCCCCTTTCCAGGTTTGCCGACGGCAGCACCACGGTGCGTCTCGATAGGCCGGGCTTCTTCTGCTTCATCAGCGGTGAGCCGGGGCATTGCGAGGAGGGCCAGAGGCTCATCGTGCGCGTCATGGTGCACCCGGCCGAGCCTGCGCCCGCGCCTGGTCCGGCAGCCTATGCGCCAGGCCAAGGCGGAGACGGCTCTGGGTCTGGCGGCGGGCACGGTGGGTCTTCACCGGGCACGTCGTCTGCTGCCGCTGCGGTTGCTGCTGGCGGCGTCGCTCTCGCTGCAGCGATGGCCGCTCTTTGTGTCGGTCTCGTCTTGCTGCTTCAGTGA
- the LOC119267976 gene encoding hydroxyproline O-arabinosyltransferase 3-like, with translation MHAPARKAAGGGGRGPVASALLLLAVGVFAFLISYSVLAMVLRGGGGGGNGGGGGTAGLGTGARDPVVRMPEWMRAAGGARGQRRPFHVALTATDAPYSRWQCRVMYFWYKRMQARPEGTDMGGFTRVLHSGKPDGLMDEIPTFVVDPLPAGKDRGYIVLNRPWAFVQWLQQAKIEEEYILMAEPDHIFVKPLPNLAFDNDPAAFPFFYITPSEHEKIIRKYYPEERGPITNVDPIGNSPVIIKKTLLEKIAPTWMNVSLEMKEDQETDKAFGWVLEMYAYAVASALHGVQHILRKDFMIQPPFDKKLDNTFIIHFTYGCDYTLKGVLTYGEIGEWRFDKRSYQDRPPPRNLTLPPPGVPESVVTLVKRVNEATANLPRWDDGL, from the exons ATGcacgcgccggcgaggaaggccgcGGGCGGAGGGGGCCGCGGCCCGGTTGCGTCGGCGCTGCTGCTGCTGGCGGTCGGGGTGTTCGCCTTCCTGATCTCGTACAGCGTGCTCGCGATGGTGctacgaggcggcggtggcggcggcaacggaggaggaggaggaactgcGGGGCTTGGGACGGGAGCGAGGGACCCGGTGGTGCGGATGCCAGAGTGgatgcgggcggcgggcggcgcgaggGGCCAGAGGCGGCCCTTCCACGTGGCGCTCACGGCCACGGACGCCCCGTACAGCAGGTGGCAGTGCCGGGTCATGTACTTCTGGTACAAGCGGATGCAGGCGCGGCCGGAGGGCACCGACATGGGCGGCTTCACCCGCGTGCTGCACTCGGGGAAGCCCGACGGCCTCATGGACGAGATCCCCACATTCGTCGTCGACCCCCTCCCCGCCGGCAAGGACCGT GGCTATATCGTCCTAAACAGGCCATGGGCATTTGTACAATGGCTGCAGCAggcaaagattgaagaaga GTACATACTGATGGCAGAACCAGATCATATATTTGTGAAACCTTTACCAAATTTAGCTTTTGACAATGATCCAGCAGCATTCCCCTTCTTTTACATCACACCATCCGAACATGAAAAAATTATCAGGAAATACTATCCTGAAGAAAGGGGTCCAATCACAAATGTTGACCCTATCGGGAATTCCCCTGTAATAATTAAGAAG ACACTGCTTGAGAAGATTGCTCCCACATGGATGAATGTATCACTAGAAATGAAAGAGGATCAAGAGACTGACAAGGCTTTTGGATGGGTTTTGGAAAT GTATGCATATGCTGTTGCCAGTGCATTGCATGGGGTTCAGCATATCCTTCGTAAAGATTTCATGATCCAG ccaccatttgataaGAAGCTCGACAATACATTTATTATCCACTTCACCTATGGATGTGACTATACACTCAAG GGCGTACTGACATATGGAGAAATTGGTGAGTGGAGATTCGACAAGAGATCATACCAAGATAGGCCACCGCCAAGAAATCTTACATTGCCCCCTCCAGGAGTGCCAGAAAGCGTG GTTACACTGGTAAAAAGGGTCAATGAAGCTACCGCAAACCTTCCTAGGTGGGATGATGGATTATAA